In the Mus pahari chromosome 19, PAHARI_EIJ_v1.1, whole genome shotgun sequence genome, one interval contains:
- the Cd79a gene encoding B-cell antigen receptor complex-associated protein alpha chain, with protein MPGGLGVFRALPLLLLFLSDACLGPGCQALQVEGGPPSLTVNLGEEARLTCENSGRNPNITWWFSLQSNTTWTEVPLGPGQGTTGQLFFSEVNKNHRGLYWCQVIENNILKRSCGTYLRVRNPIPRPFLDMGEGTKNRIITAEGIILLFCAVVPGTLLLFRKRWQNEKFGVDMPDDYEDENLYEGLNLDDCSMYEDISRGLQGTYQDVGNLHIGDAQLEKP; from the exons ATGCCAGGAGGTCTAGGAGTCTTCCgagccctgcctctcctcctcctcttcttgtccGACGCCTGCCTGG GTCCTGGATGCCAGGCCCTGCAGGTAGAAGGGGGTCCGCCATCCCTGACGGTGAACTTGGGCGAGGAGGCCCGCCTCACCTGTGAGAACAGTGGCAGGAACCCTAATATCACATGGTGGTTCAGCCTTCAGTCCAACACCACATGGACTGAAGTGCCGCTGGGTCCTGGCCAGGGTACCACAGGCCAGTTGTTCTTCTCCGAAGTAAACAAGAACCACAGGGGCTTGTACTGGTGCCAAGTGATAGAAAACAACATATTAAAACGCTCCTGTGGCACTTACCTCCGTGTGCGCA ATCCAATCCCTAGGCCCTTCCTGGACATGGGGGAAGGCACCAAGAACCGCATCATCACGGCAGAAGGAATCATCCTGCTGTTCTGTGCAGTGGTGCCAGGGACGCTGCTGCTATTCAGG AAACGGTGGCAAAATGAGAAGTTTGGGGTGGACATGCCAGATGACTATGAAGACGAGAATCTCTATGAG GGCCTGAACCTTGATGACTGCTCTATGTATGAGGACATCTCCAGGGGACTCCAGGGCACTTACCAGGATGTGGGCAACCTCCACATTGGAGATGCCCAGCTGGAAAAGCCATGA